CCGCCGTTCTCGACCGCGAACTCACCGAGGAGCTCTACGGCGGCACGATGGAGGAGGCGATGACGGCCGCCCGCGAGGCGATGGACAAGGAGGTCGTCGCCGATACGATCCGCGAGCGGGTCGTCGGCCGCGAGTACCGCGTCCGGGGCAACCTCTCGGTCGACGACTACGGCGCGAACCTCGAAGCCGGCGAGTTCGAGCGCGCGGAGGACGATCCGGGGGCGCGTGCGAGCGCCCTCCTGACGGAGGTACGATCGTGAGCGACGCCGTCCAAGGCCGGGAGGTCGCTCGGCGGCTCTTCGCCGCGGAGTTCGACGACGCGACGCTGTCGTACTCTGAGGGCGACGACGAGCGCGCGCCGAACTACGTGGTGACGCCCACCGGCGCGCGCGTCAACCGGCTCTTCGCCGTCGGCGCGCTCACCGAGGTCGAACAGGTGAACGAGGAGATCGTCCGCGGTCGGGTCGCCGACCCGACGGGCGCGTTCGTCACCTACGCGGGCCAGTATCAACCTGACGCGATGGGCTTTCTCGACCGCGCGACCCCGCCGTGTATGGTCTCGCTGACGGGCAAAGCGCGCACCTACCAGCCCGACGACTCCGAGCGGATCTTCACCTCCGTCCGCCCGGAGAGCCTCAACGAGGTCGACGCCGACACCCGCGACCGCTGGGTCATCGCCGCCGCCGAGGCGACGCTCGACCGCGTCGCGACGATGGCCGCCGCCGTGAAATTGGACGTCCGCGGCGACGATCTCACCGCGGCGCTGGAAGCCCGCGGCGTCGAATCGGCGTTGGCGCAGGGCGTCGCGCTGGCGGTAGACCACTACGAGCCGACGGAACACTACCTCGAAGGGATCCGCCAAACGGCGGTGCAGGCGCTCGAACTCGTCGCGGGCGAGCGCGAGGCCGTCGACGCGCCGACCGCCGCCCCCGACGAGGAGGGACCGCGGACGCTCGGGTCGCTTCCGGACGTGGCCGCCGCGGCGGCCGCGCCGGACAACGCCGCGGCGGTTCCGACCGAGCCGTCCGGAGACTCCGACTCCGAGGTAGGGTCTGGAGACGACAGCGAGTCGGGATCGTCCGCTGAACCCGAGACTGACCCGACTGCTGAACCCGAGGCTGAACCGACCACTGCGTCCGAGGACGCTGCTCCCGTGACGGATGATGCGGAGGAATCCGGAACGCTCGGCGATTTCTCCCCAGAGAACGGCGACGAGATCGATGGGGGCGACGAGGCTGACACCGAGGCCGATGCCGAGGAGGACCTCGAAGCGGACGTCGACAGCGACGAGATGTACGAACTCGACGAGGAAGAGCGCGCCGAGATCGAGGCCGAGTACGGAACCGAGTTCTCGACCGGCAACGAGGTCGACGACCCGGGCGAGGCCGACATCGACGTGCCAGACGTCGACGAACTGGAGGACAAAGTCGACGAGGAAGCCGGTTCGGGGTCGAGCGAGGAAGCGTCGTCCGCGGATGCGGACGAACCGTCAGACTCCGACGAGGGCGAGACCGACGAAGCCCCGGCCGACGTCGACCTCGAAGACGCCGCGGTCTCGGTGATGGCCGACCTCGACGATGGCGACGGGGCCGACCGTGAAGCCGTCGTGGCGGCCGTCGTCGAAGAGTACGGCGCGGACCCCGACGACGTCGACGAGGCCATCCGAGAGGCGCTGATGGGCGGGAAGTGCTACGAGCCCGCGGAGGGGACGCTGAAGTCGATCTGAGCGTGGACCCGATCGATTTCGACGAGGGCACGGACGGTGCCGCCCGAGACGACTCGCGCGACCGCTCGGGAGCGTCGCTCGTCGAGCCGGTCCCGGGCGAACCGGCGGCGGTCGCGCGGGTCGGCGGCGAACGAGCGCTCGTCGTCGCCGACTACCACGCCGGTATCGAGCGCGGCCTCCGCTACGAGCGCGGGGTCGAACTCGAGAGCAACGCGGCCGTTCGCCGGGTTCGACTTCTCGGCCTGCTCGACCGCGTCGACCCCGACCGCCTCGTCGCGCTCGGCGATCTCGGCCACCGGATCGGCGGGGCCGACGGCGCGGAGGGCGACGAACTCGACGAACTGCTGGAGGCGGTTCTCGAACGCGTGCCCGTGACGCTCGTCGCGGGCAACCACGACGGCGGGATCGCCGAGCGGTTCGAGCCCGAATACCCGGATCGGTTCGTCGTCACCGGCCGGGACGGCGTCCGTCTGGGACGGATCGGGTTCGTCCACGGCCACACGTGGCCCGCGCGCGAGGTCGTCGAGAGCGACGTCGTCTGCGTCGGCCACGAGCATCCCGCCGTCCGGCTGGAAGACAGCGTCGGCGGCGGCCGCAAGGAGCGCGCGTGGCTCCGGGGGCCGCTGCGTCCGGAGCCGTTCGCCGAGCAGTTGGGAGTCGACGTCGCGGACCTCGACTGGCGCGATCCCGAAGTGGTGGTCTTCCCGGCGTTCAACGATCGCTCGGGCGGCACGTGGGTCAACGTCGAGGGACAGGGGTTTCTCGCGCCGTTCCTGCCGCAGGCGCTCGTCGAGGAGCGGGCCGACGCGTACCTGCTCGACGGCACCCGATTGGGACCGTATCGGTCGGTCTGAGCGCCTCCCTTTTCGGTCTCCAGCGAGAAACGTGTAGCATGCGGACCTCGAATCTGGTGATCCTGCTCGGCGTCCTGTTGTTCGTGCTCCCGATACCGGGAACCTTCATCGGCGGCGGACTCGTCATCGCTATCGGCGTCGCGATCCGGCTGCTTGTGGAGTAACCGAACGCGGAACCGCCGACTCCGAGCGCCACTCGAACGCTGTGCTTATTCCGCTCGCGCCGCTACTGCTGTCGATGCCACCCGGCGCGTCGCAGGGGATGGACGCGTTCACGGCGCTCGGGAGCGACGTGCGGTCGGCACTCTCCGATCGCGGCTTCGAGACGCCGACTGAGCCGCAGCGCCGCGCTATCCCGCCGCTTTCGACCGGGAAGAACGCCCTCGTCATCGCGCCGACCGGGACCGGGAAGACCGAGACGGCGATGCTGCCCGTCTTCGACGCGATCGTCCGCGCCGACGACGAAGAGCGCGAGGGGCTCTCGGCGCTCTACATCACGCCGCTGCGCGCGCTCAACCGCGATATGCGCGAGCGACTGGAGTGGTGGGGCGAGACCTTAGACGTCGATATCGACGTCCGCCACGGCGACACGACGCAGTACCAGCGGGGCAAGCAGGCAGACGACCCGCCGGACGTGTTGGTGACGACGCCAGAGACGCTGCAGGCGATGCTCACGGGCAAGAAGCTCCGGCGCGCGCTCTCGGACGTCCGGCACGTCGTCGTCGACGAGGTCCACGAGCTCGCCTCCGCGAAGCGCGGCGCGCAGTTGACGGTCGCCCTAGAGCGACTGCGGGCGCTCTCGGGGCCGTTCCAGCGGATCGGGCTCTCGGCGACGGTCGGCTCGCCCGCCGAAGTCGGGAAGTTCCTCACCGGCGACAGGGAATTCGAGATCGTCGAGGTCGACGTCGGCAGCGACGTCTCCTTCACCGTCACCCGCCCGGAGATCACGCGAGAGGACGAGCTGCTGGCCGGGAAGCTCGCCACCGACGACGAGATCGCGAGTCACGTCCGGGCGATCCGCGACATCGTCCACGAGCACGAGTCGACGCTCGTGTTCGTCAACACCCGGCAGACCGCGGAGGCGCTCGGTTCGCGGTTCAAAGCGCTCGATGAACCGATCGAGGTCCACCACGGCTCGCTCTCGAAGGACGTCCGCATCGACGTCGAGGATCGGTTCAAGGCGGGCGAACTCGACGCCTTGGTCTGCACGTCGTCGATGGAACTCGGCATCGACGTCGGCCGCGTCGATCACGTCGTGCAGTACGGCAGTCCCAGAGAGGTCGCGCGGCTCCTCCAGCGGGTCGGTCGCGCCGGACACCGCCGCGACGAAGTTTCGCGCGGGACGCTCGTCACCTCCTCGACCGACGACACGCTCGAAGCGCTCGCGATCGCCCGGCGCGCGGAGGCGGGCGAGGTCGAACCGGCGCGGATCCACCACGCCAGCCTCGACACCGTTGCCAACCAGATCGTCGGCGTCGTGATGGACGAAGGCGACGTGTCCGCTCGGCGCGCGTACGACCTCGTGAGCGCGGCGTATCCGTTCTCGGAGTTGGAGGAAGAGGCCTTCCGCGAGGTCGTCCGCGAGCTCTCGAAGAACCGCCTGCTCTGGCTCGAGGAGGACGCCGACCGCTTGGAGAAATCGGGCGGCACGTGGCAGTATTTTTATGCTAACCTCTCGATGATCCCCGACGAGGAGACCTACGAGGTCCACGACATCTCCTCGCGCGGGCGGATCGGCACCCTCGACGAGCGCTTCGTCGTCAACTTCGCCGAACCCGGCGCGGCGTTCGTCCAGCGCGGCGAGATGTGGCGCATCAACGACATCGACGACGAGGAGTCGCGGGTGAACGTCACGCCGATCGAGGATCCGAGCGGCGAGGTCCCCTCGTGGACCGGCTCGGAGATTCCGGTGCCGGCCGCGGTCGCACGCGAGGCCGGTGAAATCCGCGAGGTCGCCGCCGAGCAGTTCGAGGCGGGCGCGACGCGCGAGGCCGTCGCCCGCGACCTCCGGAGCCGGTATCCGACCGACGCCGCGACGCTCGAAGCCGCGCTCGATCCGATCGAACGGCAGGTCGAGACGGGACACCCGATCCCGACGGCCGACCGACTGGTCGTCGAGGGGCAAGCCCGTAAGGTCGTCCTGAACAGCTGTCACGGCCACCGCGTCAACGAGACGCTCGGACGGCTGCTCGCCGCGCTCGTCGGCCAGCGCACCGGGACCTCCGTGGGAATGGAGATCAGCCCCTACCGGATCGAACTGGAGGTCGCCGCGGCCTCGTCGGTCCGCGACGTGATCGAGGTGCTGGAGACGACCGACCCCGCCCACGTCGAGGCGGTACTCGAACTGGCGCTCAAAAACTCGGACGCGCTGAAATTCACGCTCGCGCAGGTCGCCGCGAAGTTCGGCGCGCTCAAGCGGTATCAGGGCCGCGAGCGCTTCGGCGCGGACCGGTTGCTCGCGGCGCTCGAAGACACGCCCGTCTACGACGAGGCCGTCCGCGAGGTGTTCCACGTCGACCTCGCCGTCGAGGCGACCGCGGAGCTGCTCGGCCGGCTGCGGGACGACGACTCGTCCGTCTCGC
This DNA window, taken from Halobellus sp. LT62, encodes the following:
- a CDS encoding DEAD/DEAH box helicase — encoded protein: MPPGASQGMDAFTALGSDVRSALSDRGFETPTEPQRRAIPPLSTGKNALVIAPTGTGKTETAMLPVFDAIVRADDEEREGLSALYITPLRALNRDMRERLEWWGETLDVDIDVRHGDTTQYQRGKQADDPPDVLVTTPETLQAMLTGKKLRRALSDVRHVVVDEVHELASAKRGAQLTVALERLRALSGPFQRIGLSATVGSPAEVGKFLTGDREFEIVEVDVGSDVSFTVTRPEITREDELLAGKLATDDEIASHVRAIRDIVHEHESTLVFVNTRQTAEALGSRFKALDEPIEVHHGSLSKDVRIDVEDRFKAGELDALVCTSSMELGIDVGRVDHVVQYGSPREVARLLQRVGRAGHRRDEVSRGTLVTSSTDDTLEALAIARRAEAGEVEPARIHHASLDTVANQIVGVVMDEGDVSARRAYDLVSAAYPFSELEEEAFREVVRELSKNRLLWLEEDADRLEKSGGTWQYFYANLSMIPDEETYEVHDISSRGRIGTLDERFVVNFAEPGAAFVQRGEMWRINDIDDEESRVNVTPIEDPSGEVPSWTGSEIPVPAAVAREAGEIREVAAEQFEAGATREAVARDLRSRYPTDAATLEAALDPIERQVETGHPIPTADRLVVEGQARKVVLNSCHGHRVNETLGRLLAALVGQRTGTSVGMEISPYRIELEVAAASSVRDVIEVLETTDPAHVEAVLELALKNSDALKFTLAQVAAKFGALKRYQGRERFGADRLLAALEDTPVYDEAVREVFHVDLAVEATAELLGRLRDDDSSVSLETARERTPIGVDGRSSRRELLVPENADASVIEAIRERIRNDRVRLLCLHCSDWEHTTKVRRVREQPECPHCGATRIACLNPWDEETPAAVRADPDERDDEEERRVERGYRSASLVQSHGKQAVIALAGRGVGPQTAVRIIGKLREDEADFYRDILEQERQYARTQSFWD
- a CDS encoding metallophosphoesterase, producing MDPIDFDEGTDGAARDDSRDRSGASLVEPVPGEPAAVARVGGERALVVADYHAGIERGLRYERGVELESNAAVRRVRLLGLLDRVDPDRLVALGDLGHRIGGADGAEGDELDELLEAVLERVPVTLVAGNHDGGIAERFEPEYPDRFVVTGRDGVRLGRIGFVHGHTWPAREVVESDVVCVGHEHPAVRLEDSVGGGRKERAWLRGPLRPEPFAEQLGVDVADLDWRDPEVVVFPAFNDRSGGTWVNVEGQGFLAPFLPQALVEERADAYLLDGTRLGPYRSV
- a CDS encoding RPA family protein, which translates into the protein MSDAVQGREVARRLFAAEFDDATLSYSEGDDERAPNYVVTPTGARVNRLFAVGALTEVEQVNEEIVRGRVADPTGAFVTYAGQYQPDAMGFLDRATPPCMVSLTGKARTYQPDDSERIFTSVRPESLNEVDADTRDRWVIAAAEATLDRVATMAAAVKLDVRGDDLTAALEARGVESALAQGVALAVDHYEPTEHYLEGIRQTAVQALELVAGEREAVDAPTAAPDEEGPRTLGSLPDVAAAAAAPDNAAAVPTEPSGDSDSEVGSGDDSESGSSAEPETDPTAEPEAEPTTASEDAAPVTDDAEESGTLGDFSPENGDEIDGGDEADTEADAEEDLEADVDSDEMYELDEEERAEIEAEYGTEFSTGNEVDDPGEADIDVPDVDELEDKVDEEAGSGSSEEASSADADEPSDSDEGETDEAPADVDLEDAAVSVMADLDDGDGADREAVVAAVVEEYGADPDDVDEAIREALMGGKCYEPAEGTLKSI